The sequence TCCCGTCCTACGAAGCTCCTCATGTCGAGATTTCGCCGGTGCATGCGAACTGGCTTTCGTCCGTCGCCAACCGTCGTTACTCACATCTGATCCTGCCCGCATCGATTCGCGCAACCCGACACGCCGAACGCAGCATTCGAcgccaagacatcaaatcaAATTGACGAAGACAATGGCGACCACCGAGGCTGGCGGTGGAGACATGGAACGCCGCCCATTGTTGAGACGCTCCTCTACTGGCCGCAACACGGTCGAAACTGCCGACAATGTGTCCCTTAAAGAGCATACCAATTTCTCAATTTACATCGTTGTATTATTGCTTGCTATATTCGCAATGTTTCTTGGCGAGTCTTTTCAAGAACCGGCCTTTGGGGAGATAGAAGAGGGCATCTTTTGTCGGGAATACTTTTCCAACGTCACCGACACCGCAAATGACCCGCGATGCAAGGACCAGCGCATTCAGTCGAATATATCCATGTTGGAGGCTGTAGAAGCGACCATTAGATTTGCAGTTTCTCTTCTTACCGGTATTCCTTATGGTATTGTTGCTGAGAGGTTCGGTCGCCGACGCGTACTTGTCGTTAGCATGAttggcatggcattgagATACCCACTTGATTTGATAGTTTGTGCGTATTTCCAGAGCGTCTCTCGacttccctttttttttttctttttttttttcttttgtcacGCCTATGCGACGACAAAACAACAACGCTCAAACTAACATGGAAGCTCTAGTCAAGCTTTTCCCCATACGATTTTATTGGCTTGTGGCCCTTGTAACTGGTTTGGGAGGAGGAATTACCGTCTTCATGGCGATAGTATACACCATTCTAAGCGATATAAGTACCCAAACACAACGGTATGCGCCCGAATTCTATTTTGGTCTCAACTTTTCTCAGTGTATCACTAACACAACATCTACAGTGCCACCGTCTATTTTTATGTTTCTGCGATATTCGCTGGTACACCGATTATTGGAAATCCTCTTGCATATCTTGCAATGAAGCGTGGACCGTGGTTTTCGTCTTATATATCGATTGCTTGTAATCTTGTTGCAGTTCTTTTAACACTTCAAATCCCAGAGACGAAACATGTCGCGAGTTCGCAGAACGGAGGCTTAGAGAATGATAATAGTGCGGAAACAGAGAACTCGTCAAGCCAAAACAATGAAACACTTCCCACACtttccaaagccaacattCTATCTTCAGCTAGAGATGGCATTATCTCGTTACGCGGTATCATTTGGGACAACAAAAGATTAAGCACTGTATTATGCTCAACCCTGTTTACGAGGTTGGGCAGCTATACACATGCTTTGCTAATGCAGTACATCGCGAAACGATATTCAATGAAATGGTCCGAGGTTAGCAGTCTCTTACCCTGGTTTGCTCGCTGTGGGCGGGCCTATAGGACGCACACCATGCTAACAATACTTTTGGCACAGGCCAACTTGGTAATAACGCTCAGGTTCTTGAGTAAGCTAATACTCGTCCTGTTCGTCTTGCCTGTTGCTAGTCACCTTCTTCTACGGGCCCATGTCTCACCGCTTGCCAAGGACCTGCTGCTGGCGCGATGTTGCATCGTGATTACAGCTGTAGGAGCATTTGGCATTGCGTCAGCTGCCACACCAGCTGTACTAGTAGTGTTTCTTGTCCCCTTTGCTTTTCTCGAGGGATTCAATGCAACCGTGAAGAGCTTCCTAGCACAGCTTGCGGGAGGCGACCGAACTGCTATTGTTTTCACGGCAGTAGGTGTATTAGAGAATGTGGGAGTGTTATTGGCTGGCCCAGCTATTGCTGGCACATTCAGCGTTGGCCTTCGGTGGGGAGAACAATGGTATGGGCTCCCTTTTGCGGTAGCTGGGGCTATGTTTagtgttgctgctgtcatGGTCCTGAGCATCCGAATCTACAGCGAAGATGCAGCTGAGCGGGAATAATCCGAGACTTACGTCTTGCTATTGTCTTAAACCATGTACTATATCGTATACGAGATATGATACTGTGACGTTATTTTCCTGCTACTGACGGACGGTCCCGCATTTTAGACTGGGTGTTCAATAGCTATTCTATGGCTGCAACAGATGTggccaaaccaccagacggcCAAAGCTATTTGCCTTGACATATGTCAAGTAGCTTCCCCACAAGCATTTTAACATTTTACAGGCTAACAATGAATCGGCCAACATGCATTGACAACTCAGGCACAACGGATAAAGAGGAATTACTACAGGTACAGCATGCGAACAAAGCGCAAGCCACCGACTTTGCCGATGTGGCTTCCGACCCTTTTTCAACGGGCCGAGACGGAGTTTTTCCCAACATCTGCATGAACCGCAGCAGGTGGCGCAATCTGAGCCTGTTGGACACCACCTGAGGGGGAACTTTTGTCTCCAGATGtcagccaagacaaaaatTTTGGCCTTCTGCAACCCATTGAGACACCTCAAGCTGGCTGCTTGCCCTGGTTGGTAGAAGAATTCAGTAGCCGAGAAATTAGAGTTAGGAGGTTAGGCCCTCGACGTTacgatcaattgatgcgtGTAGTTCGACAACGGCAAAGGAAGATGTGAAGGGGATAAAAGGAgggtaaaaaaaaaagtagTAGTGCTAGGGTACGGTTTCTCGGTAACACATTCAGAGGACATGACCTGTCGGTTTTATAGAATGTATCGTAATTAAGGTTCTGCCACAATACATACTTAGGTACATAAGCTGCTAAGGTTAAAGTACAGGATTACCAGTGCTTGTCAAATTGCTGCGCTAATCAATGATTTTCATCTTTAAGTTCAAGTTGGAAGCCATTCTCCTTCACATAACTCACAATCTTGTCGAAATCTCGACACTTGTGGAATGTGTTGAAGTCGGCCGAGAATCCTAATGTTCTCTCCTTGTCATACAAGTATAGCAGCGGCGTGACGTCTGCAGTGCACATTAGACTTATTCTCAGGGTTTCTATACAATGATCAACGTGCATCCGAGTCATTACTCGGTCTTTGAAGAGAGAGGGGTAAAGCAGTTTTGGCCAGGACGGATCAAACTTGCTCAGGCCCCAGGAGTGCTGACGTAGCACATTCTGCTCAGATAATGGATGATTAGTTTTGATGTGGTAAAAGAGGGACTGAAGTCATGGTGAAAGTCATGATAGAAACTTACAAGGCAATGTAGCTGGTGAAACACCTCTAGATAGGCGCCATACTGCGGATTGGCAGGGTCACTTCCCAGAACCTCGACATGCTTGCCACGGtgagtctggttcaatgcCTCAAGGCTGGCCTTGTCAATGGGAAGTACATCTTCTGAATAGCGAAAAATGATCAGCCCACAGGTTAGTCATCGTCCAAATAGAAAGGAACATTGAGAAAACGACGGATGTTAGGCGACTTACGATACCAGAGTGCGTGCCATGCCTGCTCACGTTCGAGTGTAGGTGGCCCACGATATATTGatgaaacattgaatgcgTTATTGAACGACCCTTCCCAGTATTGTACTGCATCCCAAGCAGGTGCTGGAAAAAACAAAAGTCAATAATGTGTGACCAAGACAAGGCAGATGGAAACGGGAGAATAGAGACAAGTACTCACAGTATGTTGAGACCTTTTTTGCACATTCCAAGTCTGATAGGGCAGGTTTCTTGCCAAGGGATATTAGTAATACACATAAGGATACTAAAAGGATGACGATATTGGCTGCAAAAGCCATGGTTGCTTGTTTGCGCGTCCACATGGGTTGCTTGGAAGCTGGCATGTTTGCCAGATCCAGGTCGTCGTCGCAAGCCGATTCCGATTCATGCttctggatggagatgggcTCCAGGGGCTCGTAGCGACCGCGATCTGCAGGCATGGTGAATGTCTATGGTACTTGGTGCTGGCCGTCAATGGCCAAGTCGAATCTAGAtacaagaagagcaagagagCCAGCTGGAGGGTCGTATTGTATTTGTTTAGAGTTAGGTAGAGTTGAGGCGAAGGAGCAGGGATCAattcatgtcatgtctggtcaggCGTGTCCATGTGGGATTGTGGATTCCATGTTCAGACAGTCTGGTGGACTTTGGAGCATGCAGTCTGGTAGTAAAATATCTCATCTGGCTGGGGCCATCAGTCAatcgatcaattgatccttctGTAACCCAAGCTCGACTTGGCGAAATCTGGACGCTCACACCATCCTTGCACCGTTCATACACCATCCATAACTCATCCATGCATTTGGACCTTCTTGATATCGCTTAGCGCGCGTGGGGTGCCTTGGATAACTTATTGTATCAATGCAACATTGCTTATATAGGCCGGACCGTCCCCCCCTTCAAAGTCAAGCGTCTGCTCTTAAGTTCCATCAAgcctttttttgttttaCCTTTTGGGCACGGCTCTCATCATCACGCTACACAAAAGTCACTTTTTTTTGAAGCGTCAGCATCTCAAAAAATAAAAACCCGTCACCATGGTTCTGTCCTCCACTGCTTTCTGGGccgtcatggctgccatggccgcaTCCGTTGCTTATGCCCGTCCAGGTATGGCCGACCGCTGCCTTTTGTTTTCACGTTTGATCTCAAATCCATTCAATTGCTCTAACTGTGCCGTTTCTCAATACAGTCTCCGAAGTCGTTAGTGGTGTTAGCTTTCCTGGCACTGCTGGCGTAGATCTCATGGCATACAGCAACAAGGACGGCGCCCCCAGCGCTAAGGAGGCTGCCGCTATCCTTGGAGAGAAATAAGCTGCGACAAGAGGTCGACACTCAATCCCAGTGGGATCTTCCACTGTAACACCGGATCTTTTGTGTGTCAGGAGGGAGTGATTGCTGAACACGGAGATGGCATGCTGACTGGCGGCCGAGTGAGTGGAGCTTAGCTAGGGGATTGATCGACAGGTgggggatggatgggctggttgttgttgtatgtacagtatgtatgtatgtactccgtatgtatCTATCTATCTATCTATGTATGTATGAATGTATGTACGTATGTATGTACTCTGCATTCTGCAGGTGGGGGATGTATGAATGAATGTACGTCTGTTTGTTTGTATGTGTACTCCGTCGTCCGATGTCCGAGTCCGTAGACTCCGCATAGTTAACGTACATGTAATGTCTCGGGTGGACCGATGAGACAAGATGGGGAATACAAAtgccaacacaaacacaaacaggAACACAAACAGACAGACCGGAGTAGCAGTTGTGCCACCTGCCCGTACCAGAACGTCCTTTTGGGAGTTGCGGGCTTGTTGGACAACTCCTTTGTCTTGTAGATGCAGTGCATGCCGCACGGGTCATTGTCATCTTAATTGACCCAGATAATgattggtgtctggtctggtttcTGGTCAACTCCATGGTCATGGTCCTTGTCGCCACGCCGCGGCTTGACTTGAAATAGCCCGTAACCGACTTGGCTTAGACCAAAGTGAAAGTTCCAGATGTCCCTTGTAAGTGGGGACTAATGTACAAATGCAGTTATCAATGCATTTCCATTACGACCACAGAGTGAACCCAACGGCCCGAGGAATTAGACCTGCCTAGTTAGGGGGTAGCGACCTGCGTCGTTTTGTGAATTTGTGATGGACAGTTAGTGCTGTTGGATCAAATACCCGCAGATTCCCATTGACCAAGGCACGTCCGTATTTCTCTCCAATTCTTTCAACTTACTTGACTATTTATTAATACCAAGCCCCGGCTGCGACACCATCGGGGCCGGCTTGGACGGACGGCCACGTAGCTGATTGTTTTCCTCTCAACCATGGCCACGGTACTGAGGGccgttggcgttggagttggaaTGAGCAACCTGGATAACTCTTTTGGCCCGCAGCTGGGGTCGCAGTTCGACTTTACTCTGCTGTTTGAGGATTCAATCTTGACTATCCTGCCCGCAGGCCTGTTCATTGCCGTAACTccatttttcttcttgcactACCTGAAGCTACCGATATACATCTCCAGCGGCCTTCTTTTATGGACCAAGCTTGTAAGTTGACCCATGTCTTCAGCCAGTCTTGATGATTCCAGTCGTCGTTGCCTTCTCTCACACAACTTCGCGCCACACATAGGCCATTGCGGTGGCGCTTCTTGGCGTTGACATCGCCAAGCTGGGGTTGTGGAGCACATTGCCTGCCTTGCGATCTCATGGTACTTTGCCGGGGGCTGTGCTGGTATGCATCAGCTCTCTCTGCTTGGTCGCCATCCTCAGTCTCGAGCACCGGCACTCGCTGCGATCGTGGGCATTTACGAGCCTCTACCTTAGCTTGACCCTGTTGCTGGATATCGCAAAATCTCGAACCTACTTCTCCAGATCTGGCCTCGACGCAATTGCGGGTTTGTCGACTGCATCATGCATAGGCAAGTTGGCTCTTCTCTTGTTGGAGGAGGTCCCCAAAAGAAGATACATCAAGGTTCTTGCCCTCAAGAACTCGTTGAGCCGGGAGGCCATTAGTGGATTTTGGACGAGAGCCTTGTTTCTTTGGCTGAATCCAACGTTTTTGTCGGGGTACAAGACACTTTTGCAGGTTGAGAGTTTGGGGAATCTAGGAGATGACTTCGCAGCTGATCACCTCTCGGCAAAATTTGAACTCGTTTGGGCAAAGTGTAAGTTGTACACATAAATTGCCAAAATTTCCAACACCGTGGTAGTGGAACGTACCTCTCTGTAGGATGCtaacatcatcatcagacaACCATGTATCAAATCCGCTCATCTGGTCAACTGTTGTGACACTTCGACGCCCATTTTTGGCTGTCTTCATTCCGCGAATACTTTACACGGCGTTTACATTTAGCCAACCTTTATTATTACAACGTATTGTTCGATTCGTTGGCGAGAAAGATCCCCCAGCAACCGTTCGCAATGGCCTTATAGGAGCGACCGTTCTTATTTACTTTGGAATAGCGGTATGTTTTTGTGTCCATAACCCGCGCGCGCCGATATTGGCACAATAAGCCTGATTGGCATCGTAGATTACCAGAGCCGGCTTCAATCACGCCAACTATCGTTCAGTTACTATGCTTCGTGGTGTGCTCGTCTCGGAGATATTTAAAAAGACCTTTGCACTTGAGCAGACAAATGCCAAGGAGCTAGCTGCAGCGACCCTAATGAGTACAGATATAGAAGGCATTTCCATGAACCTTCTCAAATTTCACGAAATCTGGGCCAATATTATCGAGTTTGCTCTGGGGACATACCTACTCACAACCGTAATTGGCAAGGCAACAATTCTGGTTATATTTCCAGGACTAAGTAAGCAGCTTTTCGCTTTTGCCAACACCTCATATTCACACGCGTTTCTATTTCCATCTTCTGTTGCAAATTTAACATGTAACTAGTTTCCGCGGTAATTGGTTTCGTTATTGGCCAACGAATAGGCCCTGCGCGAATGGCCTGGAATAACGAGATTGAGCATCGAGTCTCAATTACCTCAGATATGCTCCAACAGATCAAGACCATAAAGATGGTTGGCCTGGCGCCCTCTGTGTCTGATCTAGTTCAAGACCTTCGACATTCAGAGATGGAGCAGTCCAAGCCTTTTCGAATTTTGTTCACAATAATGCAAGCCTCTGGTATGGGCTTCCCTACTAgcggatgttgaggatgagccTAATTTTGCATCTAGTTTTACTTTGCTATCAAATTACGCCTGTTATTATAATTACTGCCGCAATCCTCTGGACAGGCTTATCCAACGGATTGAATGCTACCGATACCTTTACGGCCCTAGCATTTGTCACCATGACGGCActgccaatggcaaagttATTGGCTGCGTACCCGAAATTTATGTCTATATTAGGCTGCTTCAAACGGATTGAGGCATATCTTTTACTAGAAGAACGCCTGGACAGCCGTGTTGTCATCGACAATCCCAAAAGTCGCGGCTCTGAGAAAGACGACTCCGAGAAAGATCTTTCCAACTGTTCAACGTTGGAAACCAGCCAAGTTGCGAATGAACCATGCATCCCGCATGCTCCCGTCGTATTTTGGAACGCATCTATTGCTCCGCCTGGAAAAGGCCCTATACTAAAGGGAGTAAATATCTCAGTAGCTCACTCAACACTTGTGATGGTTCTCGGCCGCACTGGCTCTGGCAAATCCACGTTTTTGAGAGCCATAGTCGGCGAGGCTAATTTAACAGACGGAGCGATCTACATAGAGCAGCGTCAAATTGCCTATTGTGACCAGGCCTCTTGGCTAAAAGGTCTTTCTATTCGAGAGAATATTATCGGAGAAAGGTCGTACGATGCAGACTGGTACGAAACCGTGCTCAATGCATGCCTCCTAATCGAGGACATTCGACAACTTGTACACGGCGATCAAACAATGTCCGGAGATGGTGGTTCCAACCTGAGTGGTGGGCAGAGGCAAAGAATTGTACGTCACAACCCTTTCTAAAAAAGATCCTTCCTCTGACAATATCACTCTAAGGCTCTTGCTAGAGCTGTCTATTCACAGGCCCCTCTGCTAGTCCTGGACAATGTGTTGAGTGCCTTGGATAGCAACACAGCAGACGCTATCTTCCATAGGCTTATCGGCTCGGGTGGCTTGCTACAACGGCTGGGTACCACAGTCATTATGACTACCCACTCAGGTAATACCCTCATTCTACCTACAATAGTCTTATTGCTAACACTCGAGCAAGCCAAATACGTTGACTCCGCTGATCAGGTCTTGCTCATTGGGGAGGATTGCACCATAGAGTCTGTGTCGAGATCAAGAGATGTAGTGCACGGCGAGAAGGATATGGCTCGACTGCTTTCAGCCACTTCTCAAGATGAGAGTATAGAGAAGACCAAAGTCACTGATTCATCTCAGGACACTTCCAAGGATGATTGTGTCAGCCCTGATGAGAAGCCGCTGGTGCGACAGCGAGGAGACTTTGGCCTTTATGTATATTATCTCAATTCGACAGCCAAATGGCTCTGGGCAATCTGGGTGGTTGCAGTTGCGCTATGCGCATTTTCGGAAAGGCTCCCTGGTAAGGAAAATGCAAATATGGATATACGCCAAGTATACTAACCCCTTTGTTAGAAATCTTCCTTCGTATTTGGTTAGATGTCGCCCCTGGCAATAAGACATACCTTGTAGGGTATATTATATTCGGATTTGGTAGTTTTGTGGCCAGCGGACTATCAAAATGGTAAGATATGGATGCATGTCGATTGACTAAATCTGGCTAATATTGTAATAGTTTGTACTTTCTTAAAATCGTTCCCGATAGTTCACAGAATTTGCACCGCAGTCTTCTGCAAAAAGTCATGGGGTACAAAATATACACTTTGTCAACATAATGAAGTTTCTAATGCTGGTCAGGTCCACCTTATTATTTCTTTCCTCAACAAATACCGGATCTAttctcaacttggaagtATAATCCTATCACCGTTTAATGTTACGTATTCCTAACTGCGGTGCAGGTTTAGCCAAGACATGAGTCTTATTAGCCAGGACTTGCCAATGTCATTTTCTCTTGTAATATACTGTATGCTCTCTCCCGTTTTACCATGAACTTCGGGAACGTCATCTAACAAACGAAATTATAGCttttttcttgttggtcaCAGATGTAGGCATCATTGCATCTGGGGCATCCTACGTTGGCATTACAATACCCTTCATCTTTGCCTGCTTGTATATTATTCAACACTTCTACCTACGAACATCACGACAAATGCGGCAACTTGACCTGGAGTCCAAGACGCCCCTTTATACCCAGTTTACCGAAATTACCGCTGGTTTGATGCACATTCGAAGTTTCGGATGGCAAATTCAGTACCTGTCTCAAAGTCTACAAATGCTGGACTATTCCCAAAAGCCATTTTACTATATGTTTTGTATCCAGCGATGGCTTGGCCTGGTGTCGGACCTCTGCGTGCTTGGCGTGGTGACTATTCTAGTCACGGTTGCATTATGCCGCCAGGACTCAACGTCGCAGAATGCCATTGGCCTGGCGCTGCTAATTGTTATTCAATTCGGCGACTCCATTGTTGCCCTACTTACGACCTGGGTGGATATAGAGACTTCACTAGGTGCTATTGCCCGTGTACGAGCCTTCAACGAAGCTACACCAACAGAGGAAGACCACGGGGGCGCCGAACTACCTTCTGGCTCCTTTAAGCAGGGAGCAGTAAAGATG is a genomic window of Pochonia chlamydosporia 170 chromosome Unknown PCv3seq00010, whole genome shotgun sequence containing:
- a CDS encoding ABC multidrug transporter (similar to Coccidioides immitis RS XP_001240132.1); this encodes MATVLRAVGVGVGMSNLDNSFGPQLGSQFDFTLLFEDSILTILPAGLFIAVTPFFFLHYLKLPIYISSGLLLWTKLAIAVALLGVDIAKLGLWSTLPALRSHGTLPGAVLVCISSLCLVAILSLEHRHSLRSWAFTSLYLSLTLLLDIAKSRTYFSRSGLDAIAGLSTASCIGKLALLLLEEVPKRRYIKVLALKNSLSREAISGFWTRALFLWLNPTFLSGYKTLLQVESLGNLGDDFAADHLSAKFELVWAKYNHVSNPLIWSTVVTLRRPFLAVFIPRILYTAFTFSQPLLLQRIVRFVGEKDPPATVRNGLIGATVLIYFGIAITRAGFNHANYRSVTMLRGVLVSEIFKKTFALEQTNAKELAAATLMSTDIEGISMNLLKFHEIWANIIEFALGTYLLTTVIGKATILVIFPGLISAVIGFVIGQRIGPARMAWNNEIEHRVSITSDMLQQIKTIKMVGLAPSVSDLVQDLRHSEMEQSKPFRILFTIMQASVLLCYQITPVIIITAAILWTGLSNGLNATDTFTALAFVTMTALPMAKLLAAYPKFMSILGCFKRIEAYLLLEERLDSRVVIDNPKSRGSEKDDSEKDLSNCSTLETSQVANEPCIPHAPVVFWNASIAPPGKGPILKGVNISVAHSTLVMVLGRTGSGKSTFLRAIVGEANLTDGAIYIEQRQIAYCDQASWLKGLSIRENIIGERSYDADWYETVLNACLLIEDIRQLVHGDQTMSGDGGSNLSGGQRQRIALARAVYSQAPLLVLDNVLSALDSNTADAIFHRLIGSGGLLQRLGTTVIMTTHSAKYVDSADQVLLIGEDCTIESVSRSRDVVHGEKDMARLLSATSQDESIEKTKVTDSSQDTSKDDCVSPDEKPLVRQRGDFGLYVYYLNSTAKWLWAIWVVAVALCAFSERLPEIFLRIWLDVAPGNKTYLVGYIIFGFGSFVASGLSKCLYFLKIVPDSSQNLHRSLLQKVMGFSQDMSLISQDLPMSFSLVIYSFFLLVTDVGIIASGASYVGITIPFIFACLYIIQHFYLRTSRQMRQLDLESKTPLYTQFTEITAGLMHIRSFGWQIQYLSQSLQMLDYSQKPFYYMFCIQRWLGLVSDLCVLGVVTILVTVALCRQDSTSQNAIGLALLIVIQFGDSIVALLTTWVDIETSLGAIARVRAFNEATPTEEDHGGAELPSGSFKQGAVKMADVSATYNPSNSSVTALRNVSLDIKPGQKVAIRGRTGSGKSSLILTLLNFLEYTGIIEIDGTDISTISRQQLRSLITTIPQEILELPGTLRYNLLPANGKQPPDDVVIAGVLEKVRLRDHVDAHGGLDAPLVNMGFSHGQKQLLAIARAILHKLANKSGLLLVDEATSGMDHETADVMQEVMNEVFGSCTVISISHRPESIRNSDVVIDIDDGRVVCIAEHGSSET
- a CDS encoding MFS transporter (similar to Beauveria bassiana ARSEF 2860 XP_008597970.1), producing the protein MATTEAGGGDMERRPLLRRSSTGRNTVETADNVSLKEHTNFSIYIVVLLLAIFAMFLGESFQEPAFGEIEEGIFCREYFSNVTDTANDPRCKDQRIQSNISMLEAVEATIRFAVSLLTGIPYGIVAERFGRRRVLVVSMIGMALRYPLDLIVCAYFQIKLFPIRFYWLVALVTGLGGGITVFMAIVYTILSDISTQTQRYAATVYFYVSAIFAGTPIIGNPLAYLAMKRGPWFSSYISIACNLVAVLLTLQIPETKHVASSQNGGLENDNSAETENSSSQNNETLPTLSKANILSSARDGIISLRGIIWDNKRLSTVLCSTLFTRLGSYTHALLMQYIANLVITLRFLSKLILVLFVLPVASHLLLRAHVSPLAKDLLLARCCIVITAVGAFGIASAATPAVLVVFLVPFAFLEGFNATVKSFLAQLAGGDRTAIVFTAVGVLENVGVLLAGPAIAGTFSVGLRWGEQWYGLPFAVAGAMFSVAAVMVLSIRIYSEDAAERE